A single window of Osmia bicornis bicornis chromosome 14, iOsmBic2.1, whole genome shotgun sequence DNA harbors:
- the LOC123988480 gene encoding uncharacterized protein LOC123988480: MPKSRDPSPVSKPEETPAAMMASELDADHATETTTQPSQAARPRSPTTLQVPEETTQTTRTRSPTRLTAELQVRSRVQEERLDTLLAMVEDLQVTLNKAPADVAPEEPELMRDTILEIHVDFQREHAALSKVWPSTQLDHAYFKEKVASNEARVVLSARKLLAQLERKIKQNEQPTQTTTASTTNAPTQSSASRSRLPEIALPKFEGDYSKWAEFKAHFASVISERADLAAHDKFLYLKGAVTGHAANLISHLPTTDGALDQAWQLLDGRYDNKRLNVQSHMDRLANLKPMKMRKAASLLKMVNIIQETQQALCSFGLEDVHNCFLLTMLVRLLDADTREHWESSLATTKDYPTLEQLTTFLLARARTLEQLEQLSTARAVQPTPTTTSRTTQPSQQRSAPARAAVHAGTARPATSAHVAPAANAKSTQSALYPCAFCQKDHFLSACPPFRALTPHDRANVVKAHALCVNCLGHHNLRSCRTRQRCKICEEIHHTMLHGADISKVLVPGLPAAAAQTTPTPAPAATTQTTPTTSTTTH; this comes from the coding sequence ATGCCTAAATCGCGTGATCCCTCCCCGGTTTCAAAACCGGAAGAGACGCCGGCGGCCATGATGGCGTCAGAGCTCGACGCAGACCACGCAACGGAAACGACCACGCAGCCATCGCAGGCCGCTCGTCCACGCTCGCCGACCACGCTGCAAGTCCCTGAAGagaccacgcagaccacgcGCACGCGTTCGCCCACGCGCCTCACAGCGGAGCTCCAGGTGCGCTCCCGTGTCCAGGAGGAGCGTCTCGACACCCTCCTGGCCATGGTGGAGGATCTGCAGGTGACCCTCAATAAGGCCCCCGCAGACGTCGCGCCAGAAGAACCGGAGCTTATGAGGGACACGATTCTGGAGATTCATGTAGATTTCCAACGAGAACACGCAGCCCTCTCAAAGGTTTGGCCGTCCACGCAGCTCGACCACGCCTATTTCAAGGAAAAGGTGGCTTCCAATGAAGCGCGCGTCGTACTTTCTGCTCGCAAGTTGCTGGCGCAGCTTGAGCGGAAAATTAAGCAGAACGAGCAGCCCACGCAGACCACGACGGCCTCGACGACCAACGCGCCCACGCAGTCATCGGCAAGCCGATCACGCCTCCCCGAGATCGCGCTCCCGAAGTTCGAAGGGGACTACAGCAAATGGGCAGAATTCAAGGCCCATTTCGCTTCTGTTATTAGCGAACGCGCTGACCTCGCCGCACACGATAAGTTTTTATACTTAAAGGGAGCCGTTACAGGCCACGCGGCAAATCTGATCAGCCATTTGCCCACGACAGATGGCGCGCTTGATCAAGCATGGCAACTGCTTGATGGCCGCTACGACAACAAGCGGCTAAACGTGCAGTCGCATATGGATCGGCTTGCCAACCTCAAGCCGATGAAGATGCGCAAGGCGGCCTCGCTCCTGAAGATGGTGAACATCATCCAGGAGACGCAGCAAGCGCTCTGCTCGTTCGGACTGGAGGACGTCCACAACTGTTTCCTCCTCACCATGCTCGTGAGACTGCTCGACGCGGACACGCGCGAGCATTGGGAGTCCTCGCTGGCCACGACGAAGGACTATCCTACGCTCGAACAGCTGACCACGTTTCTGCTCGCACGCGCACGCACGCTCGAACAGCTGGAGCAGCTGAGCACTGCTCGTGCCGTACAGCCCACGCCGACCACGACATCCAGGACCACGCAGCCTTCGCAGCAACGCTCCGCTCCAGCACGAGCCGCAGTCCACGCAGGAACCGCTCGACCAGCTACATCAGCCCACGTAGCACCCGCAGCCAACGCCAAGTCCACGCAGTCCGCACTCTACCCGTGCGCTTTCTGCCAGAAAGATCATTTTCTTTCGGCGTGCCCACCGTTCAGAGCACTGACCCCGCACGACCGCGCCAACGTGGTCAAGGCCCACGCACTGTGCGTGAACTGTCTCGGCCACCACAACCTGCGCAGCTGCCGCACACGACAACGGTGCAAGATTTGTGAGGAGATTCACCATACCATGCTGCATGGTGCTGATATCAGCAAGGTGCTGGTACCAGGCCTTCCAGCAGCAGCAGCGCAGACCACGCCCACGCCGGCTCCAGCAGCCaccacgcagaccacgccAACCACCTCAACGACCACGCATTGA